The following is a genomic window from Antechinus flavipes isolate AdamAnt ecotype Samford, QLD, Australia chromosome 3, AdamAnt_v2, whole genome shotgun sequence.
ATTCAAACTAAAAGGATTTATTTGCATTCATATGACTTCTCAGTCTCATAAAATGTCTCTTatagtaaaaatttaaatatcagggaaacatctttaaaatctttcctagaagaaaaggatatatttagtGGGACATGATGTATCTGATACTCAATgtgttctttttgccttttttttttttctcaactgtTTAGGCTAAAAGATGCCTCtgagattaaagaaagaaatatctgaAGAGGAattctatgaacatttttgcaatATAAAAACATCCCACCAAACTTTGCTCTGCTTTAGTCTGAAAGAAGATGACAAAACACTTTGGAAATTATGGGGCCATGCTTATAATAACCCAGGCCAATACCACGCTGAAATTCTAGTTTTAAGGGAAATTGAAGACTATCTAATGGCAAATATTCTCAATGCTACAAAGTACACCATTACCTGGTTTCTTTCCTATAGTCCCTGCCATTGTTGTTGTGATGAAATAACCAAATTTTTAATGAAGTTTCAAATCAAAATTGAATTTAACATCAAAGCAGCAAGGCCATATTATTTTGACAATGATCAAAATCAGAAAGGTTTAAAAATGCTCAAAAGACTGGGAGTTCTGATCAAGATGATGGAATTCTTTGACTATGAAGAATGTTTGTACTTATTTGTGGATCCTTGTACCAAGTTCACTGCATGGCCAGATTTAGAAGTGCAAAGTATAGccaataaaatgatatttcatcATTTATTCTCCAAGGTATATTTCATATTATGAGATAAGGGATATCTTTTGTGAATCAtggaatattttgatttttaaaacattaaaattgtcTGATTTACAAAACAACTCCAACAAAAAAATATAGTAGGTTAAGAGAGAGATCTTTGTAGATCTTTGTACTTTGTAGGTATGGGGAAAGGGGTAAAGAGGAGAGACAAAAAGCATCTCTGACCTCCTGGGGCTCATCAtctaataaaaaagattttatacatacacacacactttttccaaacttgtgatttcattaaaatGAGGAACTTCCACTGTGGAAACTTATTCTATTAGTATAGCTCACACGCAGCTACTGAAGGAatgtttttgcttgactatgtatatttgttacaaaaaattctttttctttttcttttttttcttcactgggATAAGGGATGAGgcgggaaagagaaaaaatagatttctataattttcttactaGAGAAATGAGGCAGATATTAAAGATGTGGAATATTGTGTACACTTTTAAATAAGATCATAgtattattagttttacttaactCTTATTTTGTTACTAGAGACCTCTCATGAAGTAGAAGTAATCTGTAAATatatgtaatgtaaaaacaaaacacatcagtaaaacttttttttgaaaaaaggaaattaaaacataTGGAGAAATATAAAAGGGCTTAGAATCAGttagaacagaaaagagaagacagaataATGGCAGATTGTATAGAGTAAGGTAATTAGCTACTCTTTGTTCCTTCAGTTGCTATGTTTTTAAAttatgcatattttcttttttctttgttttcttttttgggggatggGGGTGGTATGAGGCAATGAGGTTAACTGCTTTtcctagagttacacagctagtatcaattgtgtgaggtcacatttgaactcgggtcctcttacCCCTAGGGCTGCTCAATCCATTGCAACACCTAGCATATTTTCTtaacaattcttaattttttcttttcaggagGATGACAGATTAGATAATCATTCATTTCCAACTGATGATTCTTTTCCAGGTAAGGTCAAAAAACTAACAATCCacaatatatacagaagaaaatttaaaagagaaaatgtgcCCTAATCATAATGGGAAGCTGCAATTCACTCAAAGTTAAAGTGGAATTTCCCCCAGATATgtgattgatatattttttaaaatatatatatcctgTGTTCCAGAAGATAGCTATATAGCAGTGTAGATTCCTagagaataataacaaataaaattgaCATGATATGTAAGGCTGATAGAATTGTAAATACCTATTGAAAGTAAATATTTCTGATACTAACTATATAAACAATGATGTCTCTTGCCTATAGCATCCCTCATATATTTGTAATTAATATGAATAATCCTATCCATTCCTGAAGAGTTTCAAGAGCACTAAAAACCAAAAAGTAGAATTATTCATGCAAAATGTCTTCTATAATTTAGAAAAGATGAGAGAGGAAGCATATGTATAACAATGATAATGTTTGAGACAAATAGGTGATTCTTTCTTTAAAGATCATACAAAAGGAAGTGGtaacattttcttaaatatttaaattaatctgTGATTCATCTATGTAGCCATTTCTCCAATGGTGAAGCTACaactttttcatgttttcttgctCTAAGCAATTTTAGTCTATAATATTCTGCAATTCTCCCTAGAGCAAAGATTctaatacgtgtgtgtgtgtgtgtgtgtgtgtgtgtgtgtgtgagagagagagagagagagagagagagagagagagagagagagagaaagagagagagagattgagaaagagagaaaaggacactTGTGGCAGTGTGATAAAGCTTATGGAATAATTAAAACAATGGTTTATAATACATTAACTAAAATAtgaaggattacaaaggaagtcaattatattgaaatatcaaAAGCAAAGTCATGGATCCCCAGGTTATGAAACCCTGCCCTAAAGGATCTACTACTAGATGACTTTCTCTTAAACATTTCATATTTTAGGCATATCATAGTGCCCATCTGTGATggctgcatatttaaaatcagctgcagtcaggaattcaggttaagggaaaaatcttcaatctttattctcagtagagatgaagaaggattgccatagcaatatgcacagctgcgataggaagccagctagcagaggtgaagggggattgcaggtgaaaagggaatcagaggtgaagggcagtcccaatagcaatgtgagcagctatgtcaagatgccagccagcagtctctctttccgcttcctcttccactcccctgcctccacccaccaaaatcgtcatttcctatacaacacatcagaacttgcacaaagagtgggcaggggccattctttctccaagtatatatattaatagagtatggtccaattactatttagcctcatgtgcttgggacctcagtgcatcaactcaagcctcagcccattacatctcccactttcttttgttttagaacacaggtggtcatgtcatccctgactcctcaggaaggtcagagcccccaaggggagatgatcacaccctccctgacttctcaggaaaggagatgaaagcaccaaaaaggaagtgatcactatgcccctgatttctcaggaagggaggtgaaagcactaaaaaggagataatctcaggaaaggagatgaaaagcaccaaagggaagtgggggttgctagcaggtttctgggctgaagggtcttattatacacaaacccatcagcatgggagatattatacaagcacacagcaataacgcagaggctattagtgatgagccttcccacagtcagtgcaggcttgatgtggtgtaacaaacatgaattgtacacacaagtaataatataacaaacaacataaatcaacatggtgttgtaaaagattgccagaagtcctagaaggagggtatgtaaacagcaaaatatgccttcttcagctgccaaaagatagtccaaaaccaatctattgtccattgctttacatgttagggaatccaataatccccccaagtttttgaagtcctcaaaagtctttttatgtgttagggaatccaatgattccagcagactttgaagtcctgtaacagtcttatcatttatcagaaaatccaatgatttctgagggctttcaagtcttatgtctcagagaatccaatgattcctgagggttttcaagtccaacaacaatcttatgtttcagagaatccaatgattcctgagggttttcaagttctacaacaatcttatcatgtctcagagaatccaatgattcctgagggttttgaaatccaacaattttctatgtccatgagtcaaacaccataactgccacgctTTTTCAATGGTGAGctcaatcagcaacagaaccacccaatatttcttgggtcttctcctttgttttaaggGTCTGCtttgtctctctgcgatggataAGGCGAACACGGCTCATTGGCACcaatttgattccttctccacctgtagagatacaagcaaaccctctcccccaagcagttagcctatctggtcccttccattcaccactttctgggtctctccacatcacctggcgattatctaaagatagtagagctgctcACACTGGGAACTGCCCTTCTggtaggttataaaacctgtctgccggagccagtgcatctttgtcaaaaatcaagaaattaatagtataaagggctagatttagaagttctctagattacctgtggctccccctttttttttgtttttggagcaacgtcttaatgtctctgtttcacctctctactattgcctgtccttgaggattaaaagatatgccagtggtgtgtaaaatattatactgtgcacaaaagcgtgcaaaatgtttggaagtatgtgtaggaccattgtctgtttttattgcttgtggcacacccataatagcaaatgcttgtatgaggaattcagtgaccactcaggctgtctcttttactgctggtattgcaaaagcgaatcctgaaaaggtgtctaccacaacatggataaaagacagacgaccaaaagatttataatgagtcacatccatttgccagatttcactgggtctcaaactaCAAGgcttcttccctggaggcagtgtaggagtgtgaaaaggaaggcaagctgtacaggcttttactatgctcctagcttcctctcttgttattccaaattgtaaacgtaaagctcgagcagcctgatggtatttataatgagatgcctgggcttcttggaataaaggagtattgaccaacatagttagaaggctatctgcctttgaattaccatcaaaaatgggacttggaagtccactatgagagtggatatgcaaaaaataaatcttacctggatgctttctcacttgctcaaaaacttggggggatcattggattccctgacatgtgaagcaatggacaatagattggttttggactatctcttggctgctgaagaaggcgtatgtgtgactgctgttcacatactctccttctaggacttctggcaatcttttacaacaccatcttgatttatattgtttgctaTACcgctacttgcatgtacaattcatgtttgttacaccacattgagcctgcactgactgtggggagagtcatcactaatagcctctgcgttattgctatgtccTTGTGTAATGCCTcctatgctgatgggtttgtgtataataagacccttcagcccagaaacccgctagcaatccccacttctctttggtgcttttcatctcccttcctgagatgtcaggaagggcatgatcatctccattttagtgcttttacctcccttcctgGGAAGTCagggggggtcatgatcaccttcttttcagtgctttcaccttctttcctgagaagtcagggaggatatgatcacctccccttgggggctctgacctccctgaggagtcagggatggcatgaccacctgtgttctaaaacaaaagaaagcaggagatttaatggactgaggcttgagttgatgcattgaggtcccaagcacgtgaggctaaatagtaatataatatatatgcttagagaaagaatggcccccgcccactctttgtgcaagtcctgatgtgttgtataggaaatgacgattttggtgggtggaggcaggggagtggaagaggaagcggaaagagagactgctggctggcatcttgacacagctgctcacattgctatcgggACCACCTTTCACCTcagatccccttttcacctgcaatcccccttcacctctgttagctggcttcctgtcgcagctgcccatagtgctatggcaatccttcttcatctctactgagaataaagattgaagatttttcccttaacctgaatttctgactgcagctgattttaaatacgcggtcatcacacctATCAATCATTTTTCATCTTCACTACGTATTATATCTACTTTCCAGATGATATTTTTAAGCCATTTAATAGTATTACCCATTTTATAGTACTTTGATCctgaaaaaaaactttacataCAATCTCTTGATTTCATTTATGCTTCTTCCATTCAAGTCTTTGTTAGTAATTGGCTGTAGCCTACTTAAACCTTTCCTGGATTTCCCTTTGGTACAcagaaaattttaatgtttttaaaatcaaagtgCTTCCTGATTCATACACATATAGCCTCACTAGAGGACTTTAAATTATAATACAGAAGTACTAAGTGGCCCATTAAtgtataaaacaattaaaaagacaAGCTAAAAACTGAAATCTTAAGTGTTAAAATCACTAGGGAAGAAGTAGAACAttacttagttttgtttttttttttttttaatacttatattATTAAAACCAACCATTTGATTTAAATAGGTTATGACTTTACTCAAGTCATTACTGccagaaataaaagataataaagtgTTTGAATTCCCACAAGCATATTAGAGTAcacatatattttgcatttcatagaaAGAACCCAAGCCCAGTTAACATCTTCCTGTAGTAAGATTAATAACAGCTTTATCCTTCACAATAATGgtattttctatttgttctccCCACTATGGATATTAGCCACTATTaaggcaaggagggagggagggagagagggaaagaaagaaggagggatgaagggaagaaagaaaggaaggaaggaagggagggaggaagggagggaaaatggaaggaatgaaggaagaaaagaaggaaggac
Proteins encoded in this region:
- the LOC127553391 gene encoding single-stranded DNA cytosine deaminase-like; the encoded protein is MPLRLKKEISEEEFYEHFCNIKTSHQTLLCFSLKEDDKTLWKLWGHAYNNPGQYHAEILVLREIEDYLMANILNATKYTITWFLSYSPCHCCCDEITKFLMKFQIKIEFNIKAARPYYFDNDQNQKGLKMLKRLGVLIKMMEFFDYEECLYLFVDPCTKFTAWPDLEVQSIANKMIFHHLFSKEDDRLDNHSFPTDDSFPVHAISASDFESQVLVDKIPPGDPNKTPDKKDELSDIRTPQKTCFPQRTSEHGKEVKRKLF